One Phycisphaera mikurensis NBRC 102666 DNA window includes the following coding sequences:
- a CDS encoding GspH/FimT family pseudopilin, whose protein sequence is MTAASTPSPARSVRAFTLVELVLVLTLVGAGAMIAAPRYSRSLADARLRAAAGQVAARLDHARAAAAATRSPVTVAFDAAAGTATPSGLPAGANPQNGSPAAPLRLHDDPLAVKIDAVAFGNRPGPTFDAWGTPDGGGWVTLGVGSRQLRVTVDAGSGSTEILR, encoded by the coding sequence ATGACCGCCGCGTCCACGCCGAGCCCCGCCCGATCCGTCCGCGCCTTCACGCTGGTGGAGCTGGTGCTGGTGCTGACGCTGGTCGGGGCGGGGGCGATGATCGCCGCCCCGCGGTACAGCCGGTCGCTGGCCGACGCACGCCTCCGGGCGGCGGCCGGGCAGGTGGCGGCCCGGCTGGACCACGCCCGGGCGGCGGCCGCCGCCACCCGCTCGCCCGTGACCGTCGCCTTCGACGCGGCGGCGGGCACGGCCACCCCCAGCGGGCTGCCGGCCGGGGCGAACCCGCAGAACGGGTCGCCGGCGGCCCCGCTCCGCCTCCACGACGACCCGCTGGCCGTGAAGATCGACGCCGTCGCGTTCGGGAACCGCCCCGGCCCGACCTTCGACGCGTGGGGCACGCCCGACGGCGGCGGCTGGGTCACCCTGGGCGTCGGTTCGCGGCAACTCCGCGTGACCGTCGACGCGGGGTCGGGCTCCACGGAGATCCTGCGGTGA
- a CDS encoding type IV pilus inner membrane component PilO: protein MKPRPTPSLLLTAAAAGAIVAGSTGAAWLGLVAPARAAAASTQAAASRLAAAKAERHEVAVELAAARAEEARLAERAAAGVVAGRSEERNARLAGLLDLAASGGLEVLRLDPGEPVRAGGWAEVAIELEARGSYAAHRAFLGRIQSGPRDLRSTSLSLRPEGGGLLGRHLLTWSIVPPEAPGGVP, encoded by the coding sequence ATGAAGCCCCGCCCCACGCCGAGCCTGCTGCTCACCGCCGCCGCCGCGGGAGCCATCGTGGCGGGCTCGACCGGGGCCGCCTGGCTGGGCCTGGTCGCGCCCGCCCGCGCCGCCGCGGCTTCCACGCAGGCCGCCGCGTCACGCCTGGCCGCCGCGAAGGCGGAGCGTCACGAAGTGGCGGTCGAGCTGGCCGCCGCCCGCGCGGAGGAGGCCCGCCTCGCCGAGCGGGCGGCGGCCGGCGTGGTCGCCGGCCGCTCCGAGGAACGCAACGCGCGCCTGGCCGGCCTCCTCGACCTCGCGGCCTCCGGGGGGCTGGAGGTGCTCCGCCTCGATCCCGGCGAGCCGGTCCGCGCGGGCGGGTGGGCGGAGGTGGCGATCGAGCTGGAGGCCCGCGGCTCGTACGCGGCGCACCGGGCCTTCCTGGGCCGCATCCAGAGCGGCCCGCGCGACCTCCGCTCGACGTCGCTTTCCCTGCGGCCCGAGGGCGGCGGGCTGCTCGGCCGCCACCTGCTGACGTGGTCGATCGTCCCGCCCGAGGCACCCGGAGGCGTGCCTTGA
- a CDS encoding response regulator produces the protein MPADPAATPPLVLLVDDESHILRLLALKLEGAGIAVATACNGAEALAVATQRHPSLIVSDFNMPVLDGAGLVAKLQADPTLHGIPVVLLTGRGHTLPPEALGSPSLVAVKRKPFSGREMLALVQEVLGSPAASGVAA, from the coding sequence ATGCCGGCCGATCCCGCTGCAACCCCGCCGCTCGTGCTCCTGGTCGACGACGAGTCGCACATCCTGCGGCTGCTGGCGCTCAAGCTGGAGGGCGCCGGCATCGCCGTCGCGACCGCGTGCAACGGCGCCGAAGCCCTGGCCGTCGCGACCCAGCGGCACCCCTCGCTGATCGTCTCGGACTTCAACATGCCGGTGCTCGACGGCGCCGGCCTGGTCGCCAAACTGCAGGCCGACCCGACGCTGCACGGGATCCCGGTCGTGCTGCTCACCGGCCGCGGCCACACGCTGCCCCCGGAGGCCCTCGGCAGCCCGAGCCTCGTCGCCGTGAAGCGGAAGCCGTTCAGCGGCCGCGAGATGCTCGCCCTCGTTCAGGAGGTGCTCGGCTCGCCGGCCGCTTCCGGGGTCGCGGCCTGA
- a CDS encoding ABC transporter ATP-binding protein — translation MPPLLHISGVTKRYRQGRGRYVDALRGVDLEVPRGEFLAIMGPSGSGKSTLFNLIGALDKPTAGEVTLGGLALPRLRPRQLAYVRCRHIGYVFQAYNLVASLSALKNVALPAVFGGAGVDEADALARAQLDAVGLGHRLDHRPDQLSGGQQQRVAIARALVNAPALLLADEPTANLDHRTGSEVIDLFRELGAARGMTVVTTTHDHQMLQRSDRVVWIRDGQKVREASSAELEITTGEVG, via the coding sequence TTGCCCCCCCTCCTCCACATCTCGGGCGTCACGAAGCGGTACCGGCAGGGGCGCGGCCGGTACGTGGACGCCCTGCGGGGCGTCGACCTGGAGGTGCCCCGCGGCGAGTTCCTCGCGATCATGGGCCCTTCGGGCTCGGGCAAGTCGACGCTGTTCAACCTCATCGGCGCACTGGACAAGCCCACCGCGGGCGAGGTGACGCTCGGCGGGTTGGCGCTCCCGCGGCTGCGGCCGCGGCAGCTTGCGTACGTGCGCTGCCGGCACATCGGCTACGTCTTCCAGGCGTACAACCTGGTGGCCTCGCTGTCGGCGCTCAAGAACGTGGCGCTGCCGGCGGTGTTCGGCGGAGCCGGCGTCGACGAGGCCGACGCGCTGGCGCGGGCCCAGCTCGACGCCGTCGGGCTGGGGCACCGGCTCGACCACCGCCCCGACCAGCTCTCCGGCGGGCAGCAGCAGCGGGTGGCGATCGCGCGGGCCCTCGTCAACGCCCCCGCCCTGCTGCTGGCGGACGAGCCGACGGCGAACCTCGACCACCGGACCGGGTCGGAGGTGATCGACCTCTTCCGCGAGCTCGGCGCGGCGCGGGGCATGACGGTCGTCACGACGACGCACGACCACCAGATGCTGCAGCGCAGCGACCGGGTCGTGTGGATCCGCGATGGGCAGAAGGTGCGCGAGGCGTCGTCGGCGGAGCTGGAGATCACGACCGGCGAGGTGGGCTGA
- a CDS encoding lipase/acyltransferase domain-containing protein produces MRNLLVAGLFLSVMLSSACSAPLHQPKLDDIYGPAARTDAPERNPVIVIPGVLGSKLAGPAGEVVWGAFGGGSENPRKPRGARLLALPMRPGVPLAGLVDGVKPNGALDRVRISLFGLPFQQRAYADILGLLGAAGYVDPALASGLAPVDASEADRAAATTPMGMLDWGEGHFTCFQFAYDWRRDNAENAALLHRFMLERRAEVQAERARRYGGTPQDHPVRFDVIAHSMGGLVARHQLRYGGGAAGPDPAAPVPWSGAPLVSKLVMIGTPNAGSAKVLTNLIDGATFGPFLPAYAPQILGTMPALYQLLPRGRHDSLLDEDGAALDPLSPEVWVSRGWGLADPDADGQLAVLLPGVDDPAERRRIALDHQAKALRRASAFQAAMDRPAAPPAGTEIFLVAGDAVATASAMRAGRGGAKPHAHAPGDGTVTRASALLDERPAPGEPGWTTRLQSPLAYAGVTFLHTNHLGLTRDPAFSDNVLWLLLERPAPAAVQRRP; encoded by the coding sequence ATGCGGAACCTCCTCGTCGCCGGCCTCTTCCTCTCGGTGATGCTTTCCTCCGCCTGCTCGGCCCCGCTGCACCAGCCCAAGCTCGACGACATCTACGGGCCCGCCGCCCGCACCGACGCGCCGGAGCGCAACCCGGTCATCGTCATTCCCGGCGTGCTCGGCAGCAAGCTCGCGGGACCCGCGGGGGAGGTGGTCTGGGGAGCTTTCGGCGGCGGCTCCGAGAACCCGAGGAAGCCCCGGGGAGCGCGGCTGCTCGCGCTGCCGATGCGGCCGGGGGTGCCGCTGGCCGGCCTCGTCGACGGCGTCAAGCCCAACGGTGCCCTGGACCGCGTGAGGATCAGTCTCTTCGGCCTGCCTTTCCAGCAGCGGGCGTACGCGGACATCCTCGGCCTGCTCGGCGCCGCCGGCTACGTCGACCCGGCGCTGGCGAGCGGGCTGGCCCCGGTGGACGCCAGCGAGGCCGACCGGGCGGCGGCCACGACGCCCATGGGAATGCTCGACTGGGGGGAGGGCCACTTCACCTGCTTCCAGTTCGCGTACGACTGGCGACGCGACAACGCCGAGAACGCGGCGCTGCTCCACCGCTTCATGCTCGAGCGTCGGGCGGAGGTGCAGGCCGAGCGGGCCCGCCGCTACGGCGGCACCCCCCAGGACCATCCGGTCCGCTTCGACGTCATCGCCCACTCGATGGGCGGCCTGGTCGCCCGCCACCAGCTGCGCTACGGGGGCGGTGCGGCCGGACCCGATCCCGCGGCGCCCGTGCCGTGGTCGGGAGCCCCGCTGGTGTCGAAGCTGGTGATGATCGGCACGCCCAACGCGGGCTCGGCGAAGGTGCTGACCAACCTCATCGACGGCGCCACCTTCGGGCCCTTCCTGCCGGCGTACGCGCCGCAGATCCTCGGGACGATGCCCGCGCTCTACCAGCTCCTGCCGCGTGGTCGGCACGATTCCCTCCTCGACGAGGACGGGGCCGCCCTGGACCCGCTGTCGCCGGAGGTTTGGGTGTCACGCGGCTGGGGCCTCGCCGACCCCGACGCCGACGGGCAGCTCGCGGTGCTGCTGCCCGGTGTCGACGACCCGGCCGAGCGTCGGCGGATCGCGCTGGACCACCAGGCGAAGGCGCTCCGCCGCGCGAGCGCCTTCCAGGCGGCGATGGACCGGCCCGCCGCGCCGCCGGCGGGCACCGAGATCTTCCTGGTCGCCGGAGACGCCGTCGCGACCGCGTCGGCGATGCGGGCCGGCCGCGGCGGCGCCAAGCCCCACGCCCACGCCCCCGGCGACGGCACGGTCACCCGCGCCTCGGCCCTGCTCGACGAGCGCCCCGCCCCGGGCGAACCCGGCTGGACGACCCGCCTGCAAAGCCCGCTGGCCTACGCCGGCGTCACCTTCCTGCACACCAACCACCTGGGCCTCACGCGCGACCCCGCCTTCAGCGACAACGTCCTGTGGCTCCTGCTCGAGCGGCCGGCTCCCGCCGCCGTGCAGCGGAGGCCCTGA
- a CDS encoding prepilin-type N-terminal cleavage/methylation domain-containing protein — MPTRQPRRSAAFSLVELIIVVVIIGLLAAIAIPRFSQGAANASENAYVADLAVLRNAIELYAAEHGAFPSATSFTDQLTTFTNEAGGAVAEPAPGYDYGPYLVAVPELKVGDAKGNAGVEGVAAKPTTVSSTAGVGWLYHEASGRIWGNAAGRF; from the coding sequence ATGCCCACACGTCAACCCCGCCGCTCCGCCGCCTTCAGCCTGGTGGAGCTCATCATCGTGGTCGTGATCATCGGCCTGCTCGCGGCGATCGCCATCCCCCGCTTCAGCCAGGGCGCCGCCAACGCCAGCGAGAACGCCTACGTGGCCGATCTCGCCGTGCTCCGCAACGCCATCGAGCTCTACGCCGCCGAGCACGGAGCGTTCCCCAGCGCGACGAGCTTCACCGATCAGCTGACCACCTTCACCAACGAGGCCGGCGGCGCCGTCGCCGAGCCGGCCCCGGGCTACGACTACGGGCCGTACCTGGTCGCGGTGCCCGAGTTGAAGGTGGGCGACGCGAAGGGCAACGCGGGCGTCGAAGGCGTGGCCGCCAAGCCGACGACGGTCTCGAGCACCGCGGGCGTCGGCTGGCTCTACCACGAGGCGTCCGGCCGCATCTGGGGCAACGCCGCCGGCCGCTTCTGA